One genomic segment of Paraburkholderia caffeinilytica includes these proteins:
- a CDS encoding ABC transporter permease, with protein MGVANPFHPHPRKQPPSSTATTSTSGGAPAAADERVRQESWFRHLLNRPEFAALAGTVMVFLVFGIAAGNSGMFNLDGVMNWSQVAAYLGLIAVGACLLMIAGEFDLSIGSMIGFSGMMVALPTMYFHWPIALSIVFAFAGSMLLGALNGYLVMRTRLPSFIVTLAFLFILRGLTLALSVMFADRTIISGVGDVAAHDWLAHTLFQGVAFKSLFVWLGHIGIVKMLDNGNPLVPGIPKVLLWWFALAAVCAFTLAKTRFGNWIFAVGGDANAAKNVGVPVRRVKISLFVLTAFCACLFAVLQVCDIGSAAADRGLQAEFEAIIAAVIGGTLLTGGYGSVIGACFGALIFGVVQIGITYTNVDSDWFRVFLGVMLLIAVLFNHYVRRRVAQS; from the coding sequence ATGGGCGTAGCCAACCCCTTCCACCCCCATCCGCGCAAGCAGCCCCCTTCGAGCACCGCGACGACGTCGACGTCCGGCGGTGCGCCCGCAGCGGCCGATGAGCGCGTGCGCCAGGAATCATGGTTCCGGCATCTGCTGAACCGTCCGGAATTCGCCGCGCTCGCCGGCACCGTGATGGTGTTCCTCGTGTTTGGGATTGCAGCCGGTAACTCCGGCATGTTCAACCTCGACGGCGTGATGAACTGGTCGCAAGTGGCCGCGTATCTCGGCCTGATCGCGGTCGGCGCGTGCCTCCTGATGATTGCCGGCGAATTCGATCTGTCGATCGGTTCGATGATCGGCTTTTCGGGGATGATGGTCGCGCTGCCCACGATGTACTTCCATTGGCCGATTGCCTTGTCGATCGTGTTCGCGTTCGCCGGATCGATGCTGCTCGGCGCCCTCAACGGCTATCTGGTGATGCGCACGCGGCTGCCGTCGTTCATCGTGACGCTGGCGTTCCTGTTCATTTTGCGCGGCCTCACGCTGGCCCTTTCGGTCATGTTCGCCGACCGCACGATCATCTCCGGCGTGGGCGACGTCGCCGCTCACGACTGGCTCGCCCATACCCTGTTCCAGGGTGTCGCTTTCAAGAGCCTGTTCGTCTGGCTCGGCCACATCGGTATCGTGAAGATGCTCGACAACGGCAATCCGCTCGTGCCGGGCATTCCGAAAGTGCTGCTCTGGTGGTTCGCGCTTGCCGCGGTCTGCGCGTTCACCCTCGCCAAGACCCGCTTCGGCAACTGGATTTTCGCGGTTGGCGGCGACGCCAACGCGGCGAAGAACGTCGGCGTGCCGGTGCGGCGCGTGAAGATTTCGCTGTTCGTGCTGACCGCGTTCTGCGCCTGCCTGTTCGCCGTGCTGCAAGTGTGCGACATCGGCTCGGCCGCGGCCGACCGCGGTCTGCAGGCCGAATTCGAAGCCATCATCGCGGCGGTGATCGGCGGCACGCTGCTGACCGGCGGCTATGGCTCGGTGATCGGCGCCTGCTTCGGCGCGCTGATCTTCGGCGTCGTGCAGATCGGCATTACCTACACGAATGTCGACTCCGACTGGTTCCGCGTGTTCCTCGGCGTGATGCTGCTGATCGCCGTGCTGTTCAATCACTACGTGCGCCGCCGCGTCGCGCAGTCGTAA
- a CDS encoding ATP-binding cassette domain-containing protein: MSDTNTVSHPSTSEPQDDVILALEDVSKYFGQVIALSGVTLRLKRGEVHCLLGDNGAGKSTLIKTLAGVHRPSSGQYLVDGKPVQFESPKDALDLGIATVYQDLALVPLLSVARNFFMGREPQKKLFGFLNVMDLETSATTARDKLAEMGINVRDPHQPIGTMSGGEKQCLAIARAIHFGARVLILDEPTAALGVKQSFNVLKLIHTARAKGISVIFITHNVHHAYPIGDSFTLLNRGRSLGTFTKDTISKDEVLDMMAGGAEMQKMIGELDGATI, from the coding sequence ATGTCCGATACGAATACCGTCAGCCACCCGAGCACGAGCGAGCCGCAGGACGACGTGATCCTCGCGCTCGAAGACGTCAGCAAGTACTTCGGCCAGGTCATCGCACTGAGTGGCGTGACCTTGCGTCTGAAGCGCGGCGAAGTGCATTGCCTGCTCGGCGACAACGGCGCGGGCAAATCGACCCTGATCAAGACGCTCGCCGGCGTGCATCGGCCCTCCTCCGGCCAATATCTGGTGGACGGCAAACCAGTGCAATTCGAGTCGCCGAAAGACGCGCTCGACCTCGGCATCGCCACCGTCTATCAGGATCTTGCGCTGGTGCCATTGCTGTCGGTGGCGCGCAACTTCTTCATGGGCCGCGAGCCGCAGAAAAAACTGTTCGGCTTCCTGAACGTGATGGACCTCGAAACCAGCGCCACCACCGCACGCGACAAGCTCGCCGAAATGGGCATCAACGTGCGCGATCCGCATCAACCGATCGGAACGATGTCCGGTGGCGAAAAACAGTGCCTCGCCATCGCGCGGGCGATTCACTTCGGCGCGCGCGTGCTGATCCTCGACGAGCCGACTGCCGCACTCGGCGTCAAGCAGAGCTTCAACGTGCTGAAGCTGATCCACACGGCGCGCGCCAAAGGCATCTCGGTGATCTTCATCACGCACAACGTGCATCACGCGTATCCGATCGGCGATTCGTTCACGCTGCTCAATCGCGGCAGATCGCTCGGCACGTTCACGAAGGACACCATCAGCAAGGACGAAGTACTCGACATGATGGCCGGCGGCGCCGAAATGCAGAAAATGATCGGCGAACTCGACGGCGCGACGATCTGA
- a CDS encoding bifunctional 5-dehydro-2-deoxygluconokinase/5-dehydro-2-deoxyphosphogluconate aldolase, with protein MDHSSTSSGTGIANGSRFAPDRSRDIVCLGRLAVDLYAQQVGARLEDVSSFAKYLGGSSANIAFGCARLGLASAMLARVGNDHMGRFLTETLTKEGCDVSRVRIDQERLTALVLLGLKDRDTFPLIFYRENCADMAVDEADFDEAYIASSKALLITGTHFSTEQVNRTSRRALDYARRNNVRTVLDIDYRPVLWGLTGKADGETRFVASEGVTAHLQRILPLFDLVIGTEEEFRIAGGKTELVDALAMVRAVTPATLVLKRGPMGCQIIDGTVPATLDDLPIHGGVEVEVLNVLGAGDAFASGFLSGWLRDQPLEACARAANASGALVVSRHGCAPAMPTPAELDYFLREAKADPQRMRRPDRDATLARLHRVSPARKQWDEVLGFAFDHRNQFFELAQQTGAGEARIVQLKGLFVDAVAQTEAALGLQGRIGILSDDRYGQDALNAATGRGWWIGRPVELPGSVPLVFDHGRSIGTTLIAWPQEHIAKCLVQFHPDEPVEQRLEQEAQLRALYDATQASGHELLLEVIPPKHAHLPQAPDIVYRALKRLYNIGIYPEWWKLEPMDATQWQAVDALIAERDPYCRGVVLLGLSAGVEQLNEGFRAAAQSATCRGFTVGRTIFHEPSHAWLAGEIGDDELIARVRRTFETLIASWRAARGTASTQPAAASHTHQEQAA; from the coding sequence ATGGATCACTCCAGCACATCCAGCGGAACCGGAATCGCGAACGGCAGCCGTTTCGCGCCGGACCGCAGTCGCGACATCGTCTGCCTTGGCCGCCTTGCCGTCGATCTGTACGCGCAGCAGGTCGGCGCGCGGCTCGAAGACGTGTCGAGCTTCGCGAAGTACCTCGGCGGTTCGTCGGCGAATATCGCGTTCGGTTGCGCGCGGCTCGGACTTGCATCAGCGATGCTGGCGCGGGTCGGCAACGATCATATGGGCCGCTTTCTCACCGAGACTTTGACAAAAGAAGGCTGCGACGTCAGTCGTGTCCGCATCGATCAGGAGCGCCTGACCGCGCTCGTTCTGCTGGGACTGAAAGACCGCGATACGTTTCCGCTGATCTTCTATCGCGAGAACTGCGCGGATATGGCGGTGGATGAAGCGGATTTCGACGAGGCGTATATTGCGTCGTCGAAAGCGCTGCTGATTACCGGCACGCACTTTTCGACCGAACAGGTGAATCGCACCAGCCGCCGCGCACTCGACTATGCACGGCGCAATAACGTGCGCACCGTACTCGATATCGACTATCGCCCGGTGTTGTGGGGCCTGACAGGCAAGGCGGACGGCGAAACCCGCTTTGTCGCCAGCGAAGGCGTGACCGCGCACTTGCAGCGCATCCTGCCTTTGTTCGACCTCGTGATCGGCACCGAGGAGGAGTTCCGCATCGCCGGCGGCAAGACCGAACTCGTCGACGCGCTCGCGATGGTGCGCGCCGTGACGCCGGCCACGCTGGTTCTGAAGCGCGGGCCGATGGGCTGCCAGATCATCGACGGCACCGTGCCCGCCACGCTCGACGACTTGCCGATTCACGGCGGCGTGGAAGTCGAAGTGCTCAACGTACTCGGCGCGGGCGACGCATTCGCCTCGGGCTTTCTCTCCGGATGGCTGCGCGATCAACCGCTCGAAGCGTGCGCGCGGGCGGCCAACGCCAGCGGCGCGCTGGTCGTCTCGCGTCACGGCTGTGCGCCCGCGATGCCGACACCCGCCGAACTCGACTACTTCCTGCGCGAAGCCAAGGCCGATCCGCAACGCATGCGCCGCCCCGACCGCGATGCGACGCTCGCACGCCTGCATCGCGTCTCCCCTGCCCGCAAACAATGGGACGAAGTACTCGGCTTCGCGTTCGACCACCGCAACCAGTTCTTCGAACTCGCCCAGCAGACCGGCGCCGGCGAGGCGCGCATCGTGCAATTGAAGGGCTTGTTCGTCGACGCCGTCGCGCAGACGGAAGCCGCCTTGGGCTTGCAAGGCCGCATCGGCATCTTGAGCGACGACCGCTACGGTCAGGACGCATTGAACGCCGCCACCGGACGCGGCTGGTGGATCGGCCGGCCGGTTGAACTGCCCGGCTCCGTGCCGCTCGTGTTCGACCACGGCCGCTCGATCGGCACGACGCTGATCGCGTGGCCGCAGGAACACATCGCCAAGTGCCTCGTGCAATTTCATCCCGACGAACCCGTCGAACAACGCCTCGAACAGGAAGCGCAACTGCGTGCGCTTTACGACGCGACGCAAGCGAGCGGCCACGAATTGCTGCTGGAAGTGATTCCGCCGAAACACGCGCATTTGCCGCAAGCGCCGGACATTGTTTATCGCGCGCTGAAGCGGCTGTACAACATCGGGATCTATCCGGAATGGTGGAAGCTCGAACCGATGGACGCCACGCAATGGCAAGCCGTCGACGCGCTGATCGCCGAGCGCGATCCGTACTGCCGGGGCGTGGTGCTGCTCGGTTTGTCGGCGGGCGTCGAGCAATTGAACGAGGGCTTTCGGGCGGCGGCGCAATCGGCAACGTGCCGTGGCTTTACCGTGGGCCGCACGATTTTTCACGAGCCGAGCCATGCGTGGCTCGCCGGTGAGATCGGCGACGACGAGCTGATCGCCCGGGTGCGCCGCACGTTCGAAACACTGATTGCGTCGTGGCGTGCGGCGCGTGGAACGGCAAGCACGCAGCCCGCCGCGGCGAGCCACACACATCAGGAGCAGGCCGCATGA
- the iolD gene encoding 3D-(3,5/4)-trihydroxycyclohexane-1,2-dione acylhydrolase (decyclizing), producing the protein MNQRVLHHDAASANDATQARAPSDGTVRLTTAQALVRYLAAQRVATEDGSSTEPLFGGVFAIFGHGNVAGIGEALYQHREALPTLRAHNEQAMAHSAIAYAKAHFRRRMMAVTTSIGPGATNLITAAALAHVNRLPVLLLPGDVFISRAPDPVLQQVEDFHDGGVSANDAFKPVSRYFDRIVHPAQLLNALPRAMRVLTDAALCGPVTLALPQDVQAQAWDFPADFFAPRVVTFHSPAPRVEDIEAAVARLRRAERPLIVAGGGVLYGHATDALHRFAAAHGIPVAETQAGKGSLAWNDPLNAGALGVTGSPAANALAHDADCVLAIGTRLQDFTTGSNTLFTQADVIGINANPFDGLKHRALVVEADARLALDALAEPLQGWHADRTWTARAHKLAAGWRDTVSTLTHAPQRDTVLPYEGDVIGAVQRSSARSATDDIVVCAAGTLPAELHKLWRAGKPGAYHVEYGYSCMGYEIAGGLGVKLARPAREVIVMVGDGSYLMMNSEIATSVMIGAKLIVVVLDNRGYGCINRLQQACGGAPFNNLLDDCMQGPLGAPKIDFAAHARSLGAQAEHVANIGELENALQRARAADRTYVISIDTDPARTTADGGWWWEVAVPEVSARDTVRAARSQYDAQLAARAAPSDRPGRIDNE; encoded by the coding sequence ATGAATCAGCGCGTATTGCATCACGATGCGGCGTCCGCCAACGACGCCACCCAGGCCCGCGCGCCATCGGACGGCACCGTCCGCCTGACGACTGCCCAGGCGCTGGTTCGCTACCTCGCCGCGCAGCGCGTCGCGACCGAAGACGGCAGCAGCACCGAACCGCTCTTCGGCGGCGTGTTCGCGATCTTCGGGCACGGCAACGTAGCGGGAATCGGCGAAGCCTTGTATCAGCACCGCGAAGCGTTGCCCACGCTGCGCGCTCACAACGAACAGGCGATGGCGCACAGCGCGATCGCCTATGCGAAGGCGCACTTCCGCCGCCGCATGATGGCCGTCACGACGTCGATCGGACCCGGCGCGACCAATCTGATCACCGCGGCCGCGCTCGCGCATGTGAACCGTCTGCCTGTGCTGCTGTTACCCGGCGATGTGTTTATCTCCCGCGCGCCCGATCCGGTGTTGCAGCAGGTCGAGGATTTCCATGATGGCGGCGTCTCCGCCAACGATGCGTTCAAGCCGGTGTCGCGCTACTTCGACCGCATCGTGCATCCGGCGCAGTTGCTCAATGCGTTGCCGCGCGCCATGCGCGTGCTCACCGATGCGGCGTTGTGCGGCCCCGTCACGCTCGCTTTGCCGCAGGATGTGCAAGCACAGGCGTGGGATTTCCCGGCCGACTTCTTTGCGCCACGCGTCGTCACATTCCATTCCCCCGCGCCACGCGTGGAAGACATCGAAGCGGCAGTTGCCCGTCTGCGCCGCGCCGAACGCCCACTGATCGTCGCGGGCGGCGGTGTGCTTTATGGCCACGCGACCGATGCGCTGCACCGCTTCGCCGCCGCGCACGGCATTCCGGTGGCGGAAACGCAAGCCGGCAAGGGATCGCTTGCGTGGAACGATCCGTTGAACGCCGGCGCGTTGGGCGTGACCGGTTCGCCCGCCGCCAATGCGCTCGCCCACGACGCCGATTGCGTGCTGGCGATCGGCACGCGCTTGCAGGACTTCACGACCGGCTCGAACACATTGTTCACTCAGGCCGACGTGATCGGCATCAACGCAAATCCGTTCGACGGCCTCAAGCATCGCGCGCTGGTGGTCGAAGCCGACGCACGTCTCGCGCTGGATGCGCTCGCCGAACCCCTGCAAGGCTGGCACGCGGACCGCACATGGACCGCGCGCGCGCACAAACTCGCGGCGGGCTGGCGCGATACCGTGAGCACGCTCACACATGCGCCGCAACGCGACACCGTGCTGCCGTACGAGGGCGACGTGATCGGCGCGGTGCAGCGTTCGAGTGCGCGTTCCGCGACGGACGACATCGTCGTGTGCGCCGCGGGAACCTTGCCGGCCGAATTGCACAAGCTCTGGCGCGCCGGCAAACCAGGCGCGTATCACGTCGAATACGGCTACTCGTGCATGGGCTACGAAATCGCCGGCGGACTCGGCGTGAAACTCGCACGGCCCGCGCGTGAAGTGATCGTGATGGTCGGCGACGGCAGCTATCTGATGATGAACAGCGAGATCGCGACCTCGGTGATGATCGGCGCGAAGCTGATCGTGGTGGTGCTCGACAATCGCGGCTACGGCTGCATCAACCGCTTGCAGCAGGCCTGCGGCGGCGCGCCGTTCAACAACCTGCTCGACGACTGCATGCAGGGCCCGCTCGGCGCACCGAAGATCGACTTCGCCGCGCATGCACGCTCGCTCGGCGCGCAGGCCGAGCACGTCGCGAACATCGGCGAACTTGAAAACGCACTGCAACGTGCGCGCGCCGCCGATCGCACCTACGTGATAAGCATCGACACCGATCCGGCCCGTACCACGGCCGACGGCGGCTGGTGGTGGGAAGTCGCGGTGCCCGAGGTATCGGCGCGCGACACCGTGCGTGCCGCGCGATCGCAATACGACGCGCAACTCGCCGCACGCGCCGCGCCCAGCGACCGCCCCGGCCGCATCGACAACGAATGA
- the iolE gene encoding myo-inosose-2 dehydratase translates to MTAFDVRIGINPLSWMNDDLPSLGGETPLEVALTEGRQIGYQGFELGNKFPREPQALKTLLAQYDLALVSGWYSGRLARRSVEEEIASVGPHLDLLAQNGATAMVYGEVADSIQGAPQPLYQRPRFFSEAQWAAYATRVDEFARYTLSRGVRLAYHHHMGAYVETPADVDQLMSRTSDAVGLLFDAGHITFAGGDPLAVLDKHIGRVCHVHCKDVRPAVMKLARNRNWSFLDAVIAGAFTVPGDGAVNFPALVDRLKRHGYRGWLVVEAEQDPVVAPSYEYAQKGFRTLRALVDAPLDAGDKIGQEAA, encoded by the coding sequence ATGACTGCTTTCGACGTACGTATCGGCATCAATCCCTTATCGTGGATGAACGACGACTTGCCATCGCTTGGTGGCGAAACGCCGCTCGAAGTCGCGTTGACCGAAGGACGCCAGATCGGCTACCAGGGGTTCGAACTCGGCAACAAGTTTCCGCGCGAGCCGCAGGCGTTAAAGACGCTGCTCGCCCAATACGATCTGGCCTTGGTATCCGGCTGGTACTCCGGACGACTCGCGCGGCGCAGCGTGGAAGAGGAAATCGCCTCCGTCGGCCCGCATCTCGACCTGCTCGCACAGAACGGCGCGACCGCGATGGTCTACGGCGAAGTCGCCGATTCGATCCAGGGCGCACCGCAGCCGCTGTACCAGCGCCCGCGTTTTTTCAGCGAAGCGCAATGGGCAGCGTATGCGACGCGCGTCGATGAATTCGCGCGCTACACGCTAAGCCGCGGCGTGCGGCTGGCGTACCATCATCACATGGGCGCGTATGTCGAAACGCCGGCTGACGTCGATCAACTGATGTCGCGCACGAGCGACGCCGTCGGCCTGCTATTCGACGCCGGGCACATCACGTTTGCCGGAGGCGATCCGCTCGCGGTGCTCGACAAACACATCGGGCGCGTGTGTCACGTACACTGCAAGGACGTTCGACCCGCGGTGATGAAACTGGCGCGCAATCGCAACTGGAGCTTTCTCGATGCCGTGATCGCCGGAGCGTTCACGGTACCGGGCGATGGTGCGGTGAACTTCCCGGCGCTCGTCGATCGATTGAAGCGGCATGGTTATCGCGGCTGGCTGGTGGTTGAAGCGGAACAGGACCCGGTGGTGGCGCCATCGTACGAATACGCGCAGAAAGGATTCAGGACCTTGCGAGCGCTGGTGGATGCGCCACTCGACGCCGGTGACAAGATTGGGCAGGAGGCAGCATGA
- the iolB gene encoding 5-deoxy-glucuronate isomerase — protein sequence MSLLVKAQREGQTIARVTPESACWRYVGFAAYRLGADEVVHVFEPSREVCIVVLTGAVDIETGDAKWSSLGSRDSVFEDSAPYAVYLPPGVRTTVRACRDAEVGVASAPGKGLYPARLIEPSTMKRSTRGKGLNTRYVCDILPQTELAESLLVVEVRTPGGHASSYPPHKHDTDNVPHESSLEETYYHRLDPPQGFAFQRVYTDMRDIDESMAVENHDVVMVPRGYHPVVVPYGYDSYYLNVMAGGQRVWHFHNDPAHEWIINKDG from the coding sequence ATGAGTTTATTGGTGAAGGCTCAGCGCGAGGGCCAGACGATCGCGCGGGTGACGCCTGAGTCGGCGTGCTGGCGGTATGTGGGATTTGCCGCGTACCGGTTGGGCGCGGATGAAGTCGTGCATGTGTTTGAGCCGTCGCGAGAGGTGTGCATCGTCGTGCTCACCGGCGCGGTGGATATTGAAACCGGCGATGCCAAATGGAGTTCGCTGGGGTCGCGCGACAGCGTGTTCGAGGATTCCGCGCCGTATGCGGTGTATTTGCCGCCAGGCGTGCGGACGACGGTTCGCGCCTGTCGCGATGCCGAGGTTGGCGTGGCGAGTGCGCCTGGCAAGGGTTTGTATCCCGCGAGGTTGATCGAACCTTCCACGATGAAGCGCTCCACGCGTGGGAAGGGGCTGAATACGCGCTACGTATGCGATATTCTTCCGCAGACCGAGCTTGCGGAGTCTTTACTTGTGGTTGAAGTTCGGACGCCCGGCGGGCATGCGTCGAGCTATCCGCCGCATAAGCACGATACCGATAATGTGCCTCATGAGAGTTCGCTCGAAGAGACTTACTATCATCGGCTCGATCCGCCGCAAGGGTTTGCCTTTCAGCGTGTGTATACCGATATGCGCGATATCGATGAGTCGATGGCGGTTGAGAATCACGACGTCGTGATGGTGCCGCGTGGGTATCATCCGGTTGTGGTTCCCTATGGGTATGATTCTTATTATTTGAATGTGATGGCAGGCGGGCAGCGTGTGTGGCATTTTCATAATGATCCTGCGCATGAGTGGATTATTAATAAGGATGGCTGA
- a CDS encoding ABC transporter ATP-binding protein has product MTALLDIQHLNAWYGASQALHGVNLRIDAGEVVALVGRNGSGRSTLARAIMGLVRSEGELRFAGYALGGLRTFEIARLGLAYVPEHRDIFPTLSVHENLQLGVVPRARGRIPRFALDDAYELFPVLRERKRTRAGVLSGGEQQMLTLARALLGDPDLLVIDEPGEGLASQVMGQVAHCLRMLRDRGVAMLLIEQRLVIAQDIASRVAVMGHGEIVFDDALASLVTRPDVMQEWLGVG; this is encoded by the coding sequence ATGACCGCCTTGCTCGACATCCAGCACCTGAACGCCTGGTACGGCGCGAGTCAGGCCCTGCACGGCGTCAATTTGCGGATCGACGCCGGCGAAGTCGTCGCCCTGGTCGGGCGCAACGGCTCCGGACGCTCGACGCTGGCGCGCGCCATCATGGGCCTCGTGCGCAGCGAGGGCGAGTTGCGGTTTGCCGGCTATGCACTCGGCGGCCTGCGCACCTTCGAGATCGCTCGCCTGGGGCTCGCTTACGTGCCTGAGCATCGCGACATTTTTCCGACGCTGAGCGTCCATGAGAATCTGCAACTCGGTGTGGTGCCGCGCGCTCGCGGCCGCATACCGCGCTTTGCCCTCGACGACGCGTACGAACTGTTCCCTGTCCTGCGCGAACGAAAGCGCACGCGGGCCGGCGTGTTATCGGGCGGTGAACAACAGATGCTCACGCTCGCCCGGGCCTTGCTCGGCGACCCCGATCTGCTGGTTATCGACGAACCCGGCGAGGGGTTGGCCAGCCAGGTGATGGGGCAGGTCGCGCACTGTCTGCGGATGCTGCGTGATCGCGGCGTGGCGATGCTGCTGATCGAACAACGGCTCGTCATTGCGCAAGACATCGCCAGCCGGGTTGCGGTGATGGGGCACGGCGAAATTGTCTTCGATGATGCGCTCGCGTCGCTTGTGACGCGCCCGGACGTCATGCAGGAATGGCTGGGCGTGGGGTAG
- a CDS encoding ABC transporter ATP-binding protein: MIPALAVYGVEKRFGATQILRGVDLAIEPGERHALIGPNGAGKSTLFNLIAGGARPNAGRIDLFGAEITRLAPAAITRRGLARSFQTTSVFARLSVFDNLRCAAMLAERDRTRWWQRFSGSRTVDARADQVLEAVGLSARRHIQAGTLSYAEQRALDLGLALAGGAHTLLLDEPTAGMNRAEAARAIELIRATTAGRTLLMVEHDMDAVFAIADRVSVLVQGRIIATGTPAAIRADAAVRAAYLGDNVRT, encoded by the coding sequence ATGATCCCGGCTCTCGCCGTCTACGGCGTCGAAAAGCGCTTCGGCGCCACGCAGATTCTGCGCGGCGTCGATCTTGCTATCGAGCCCGGTGAGCGCCACGCATTGATTGGTCCGAACGGCGCGGGCAAGTCGACGCTTTTCAATCTGATCGCCGGCGGCGCGCGGCCGAATGCCGGGCGCATCGATCTGTTCGGCGCGGAGATCACGCGTCTTGCGCCGGCCGCGATCACGCGCCGCGGCCTCGCGCGCAGCTTCCAGACCACCAGCGTGTTCGCTCGCCTCAGCGTGTTCGACAACCTGCGCTGCGCGGCGATGCTGGCCGAGCGCGACCGCACGCGCTGGTGGCAGCGTTTCAGCGGCTCACGCACGGTCGATGCCCGCGCCGACCAGGTGCTCGAAGCCGTGGGACTGAGTGCGCGCAGACATATCCAGGCCGGCACACTCAGCTATGCCGAACAACGTGCGCTCGACCTCGGTCTGGCGCTTGCAGGCGGCGCGCACACCTTGCTGCTCGATGAGCCCACCGCCGGCATGAACCGCGCCGAAGCGGCGCGCGCCATCGAACTGATTCGCGCGACCACCGCCGGCCGTACGCTGCTGATGGTCGAGCACGACATGGATGCCGTGTTTGCGATCGCCGACCGCGTGTCGGTGCTGGTGCAAGGCCGCATCATCGCGACCGGCACGCCGGCGGCGATTCGCGCGGATGCGGCGGTGCGCGCCGCCTATCTCGGCGACAACGTCCGCACATGA
- a CDS encoding branched-chain amino acid ABC transporter permease has product MREPPDNFAVPATASRSALRRFAPWLALVLFLSVPPFVWPQSWLLAYLAQTATMIVFALSYNLLLGETGLLSFGHAAYSGLGALIAAQVFNRIGVPLMLLPLIGGMGGALCGALFGFVSTRRAGTAFAMITLGIGELVAAAAWTLPDWFGGEAGVPIDRASGPMLASWSFGPAREAYALIALWCVLACAAMFALSRTPFMRLANAVRDNPARAAAIGCYPRRIRYGVVVMSAFFAGIAGTLGLINVELVSTESVGTMRSGAVLIATVIGGTAAFFGPVAGAIVLTFFSVAVASVTRAWLFYLGLFFVVIVVASPDGLAGFAQRHTARVAAYGWRVCGKAYLWGAASAVLWTLAVVLAVQWAYAVQFSAGDGAAFSVFGVPLETASPHLWLGVAVFMLAAPGALAAHYAVRARARLAVHASATPLTGDAR; this is encoded by the coding sequence ATGCGTGAGCCGCCCGACAACTTCGCGGTGCCGGCAACCGCGTCGCGCTCGGCGTTGCGCAGGTTCGCGCCATGGCTCGCGCTCGTCCTGTTCCTCTCTGTGCCGCCTTTTGTCTGGCCGCAAAGCTGGCTCCTCGCCTATCTCGCACAGACCGCGACGATGATCGTATTCGCGCTCTCGTACAACTTGCTGCTCGGCGAAACGGGTTTGCTGTCGTTCGGACATGCCGCTTATTCCGGCCTCGGCGCGCTTATCGCGGCGCAAGTGTTCAATCGCATCGGCGTGCCGTTGATGCTGCTGCCATTGATCGGCGGCATGGGCGGCGCATTGTGCGGGGCGTTGTTCGGTTTTGTGTCGACACGGCGTGCCGGGACGGCCTTCGCGATGATCACGCTCGGCATCGGCGAACTCGTCGCGGCGGCTGCATGGACGCTGCCCGACTGGTTCGGCGGCGAGGCCGGCGTGCCGATCGATCGCGCGAGCGGGCCGATGCTCGCAAGCTGGAGCTTCGGCCCGGCGCGCGAGGCGTACGCGCTGATCGCGTTGTGGTGCGTGCTGGCGTGCGCAGCCATGTTCGCGTTGTCGCGCACACCGTTCATGCGGCTCGCCAATGCCGTGCGCGACAATCCGGCGCGCGCTGCCGCGATCGGTTGCTATCCACGCCGCATCCGCTATGGCGTGGTGGTGATGTCGGCGTTTTTTGCGGGCATTGCCGGCACCCTGGGGCTGATCAATGTCGAACTGGTGTCGACGGAAAGCGTCGGCACGATGCGCTCGGGCGCCGTGCTGATCGCGACGGTGATCGGCGGCACGGCGGCGTTTTTCGGACCGGTCGCGGGTGCGATCGTCCTGACGTTTTTCAGCGTCGCGGTGGCGAGCGTGACGCGGGCCTGGCTGTTCTATCTGGGGCTGTTCTTTGTCGTGATCGTGGTGGCGTCGCCGGATGGATTGGCGGGCTTCGCGCAGCGGCACACGGCGCGCGTCGCCGCCTACGGTTGGCGCGTGTGCGGCAAGGCGTATTTATGGGGCGCGGCCTCAGCGGTGCTATGGACGCTGGCCGTCGTGCTCGCGGTGCAATGGGCTTATGCCGTGCAATTCAGTGCGGGCGACGGCGCGGCTTTCAGCGTCTTTGGCGTGCCGCTGGAGACGGCCTCGCCGCATCTTTGGCTCGGCGTCGCGGTGTTCATGCTGGCCGCGCCAGGCGCACTCGCGGCGCACTACGCGGTTCGCGCGCGAGCGCGTCTTGCCGTTCACGCCAGCGCCACGCCGCTTACCGGAGATGCGCGATGA